A region of Hydrogenimonas cancrithermarum DNA encodes the following proteins:
- a CDS encoding NAD(P)/FAD-dependent oxidoreductase, which translates to MLKHSQEVIEELMKKDGMSRRDALKLMGLGGAATMMGTAPTSASAATAAMASSDKKAKIVIVGGGAGGIMAAARLRKAAPNAEIVLIAPNDVHLYQPGQVFMAAGLYTEEDIKKPNSDLMPDGVKWVKDEVKTFDPDSNLVETAKNGKINYDFLVVATGLQYDYERIEGMSPELVGQKGISSVYLNDPKAGTAKGGTATWEWFKQVRAAAEKRDSGNPLQIICTQPSTPIKCGGAPQKILYLCDDMLRGNSPLGGKDIHDNAKFTFTKKGGKLFGIKSYNQTLLKLTVDYGNIEDAFGYDLIGIDADKKMATYNYHYLEKGEWDEDLEEFEVIPMVKKVQMKYDFIHIVPPMKAVDAVANSPIGWQKGTAKGWMAADRYTLQHIKYKNVFGIGDILGIPLGKTGGSARHHGPVLQDNLIAVMEGKEPTAKFDGYTVCPLKTQYGKIMLAEFNYDGPAPSFPLDPSEPRWIWWAFDLYMLKPMYWNLMMRGLM; encoded by the coding sequence ATGTTAAAACATAGCCAAGAGGTTATCGAGGAACTCATGAAAAAAGATGGCATGAGCCGGCGTGACGCTCTAAAACTGATGGGACTCGGCGGTGCGGCGACTATGATGGGAACGGCACCCACTTCCGCGAGTGCGGCGACGGCGGCGATGGCTTCCAGCGACAAGAAGGCCAAAATCGTTATCGTCGGTGGCGGAGCCGGCGGTATCATGGCGGCGGCACGTCTGAGAAAAGCGGCTCCCAATGCCGAGATCGTTCTGATCGCTCCGAACGACGTTCATCTCTACCAGCCGGGCCAGGTCTTCATGGCGGCCGGCCTCTATACGGAAGAGGATATCAAGAAGCCCAACAGCGATCTGATGCCCGATGGTGTGAAATGGGTCAAAGACGAAGTCAAAACGTTCGATCCTGACAGCAATCTGGTCGAAACGGCGAAAAACGGAAAAATAAACTACGATTTTCTCGTGGTCGCGACGGGCCTGCAGTACGATTACGAGCGTATCGAGGGAATGTCTCCCGAGCTCGTCGGCCAGAAAGGGATTTCGAGTGTCTACCTCAATGATCCGAAAGCCGGAACGGCAAAAGGGGGTACCGCAACATGGGAGTGGTTCAAGCAGGTACGCGCTGCGGCCGAAAAGAGAGATTCGGGCAACCCGCTGCAGATCATCTGTACGCAGCCGAGTACGCCGATCAAGTGTGGTGGTGCACCCCAGAAGATCCTCTATCTGTGTGACGATATGCTTCGCGGCAACAGCCCGCTCGGAGGAAAGGATATCCACGACAATGCGAAATTCACCTTTACGAAAAAGGGTGGAAAGCTTTTCGGTATCAAATCCTACAACCAGACACTTCTGAAACTCACCGTCGATTACGGCAACATCGAAGATGCATTCGGCTACGACCTGATCGGAATCGACGCAGATAAAAAGATGGCGACATACAATTACCACTATCTCGAAAAAGGGGAGTGGGACGAGGACCTCGAAGAGTTCGAGGTTATCCCGATGGTCAAAAAAGTGCAGATGAAATATGACTTTATCCATATCGTTCCTCCGATGAAAGCGGTGGACGCCGTCGCGAATTCTCCGATCGGATGGCAGAAGGGAACGGCAAAAGGATGGATGGCGGCGGACCGCTACACGCTCCAGCACATCAAATACAAAAATGTTTTCGGAATCGGAGATATTCTGGGAATTCCTCTCGGAAAAACGGGTGGATCGGCTCGTCACCATGGACCGGTTCTGCAAGACAACCTGATCGCCGTGATGGAGGGCAAAGAACCGACTGCCAAATTTGATGGATATACCGTCTGCCCTCTCAAGACACAGTATGGCAAAATCATGCTGGCGGAGTTCAACTATGACGGTCCTGCTCCCTCTTTCCCTCTCGACCCGAGCGAACCGCGATGGATTTGGTGGGCTTTCGACCTCTATATGCTCAAGCCGATGTATTGGAATCTGATGATGCGGGGCTTGATGTAA
- a CDS encoding 4Fe-4S dicluster domain-containing protein — translation MARYGMALDYKNCINCKACEVACKEENGVLLGADKHRIWVGVKEIEGEFPLLSIASNTFMPSQCQHCDNAPCEEVCPTHATYYDENGVVRVDSDKCILCSYCMNACPYDARYVDDRTVTVDKCNFCSDTRLARGEVTTACQATCPTKVRIFGDLDDPNSEISQVLREREHFTLKTHLGTKPKLFYLI, via the coding sequence ATGGCACGATATGGAATGGCCCTGGATTACAAAAACTGCATCAACTGCAAGGCGTGCGAAGTGGCATGCAAGGAGGAGAACGGTGTGTTGCTCGGAGCGGATAAACACCGCATCTGGGTTGGTGTCAAGGAGATCGAAGGGGAGTTTCCTCTGCTGAGCATCGCTTCCAATACATTCATGCCGAGCCAATGCCAGCATTGTGACAATGCTCCGTGTGAAGAGGTATGCCCAACGCATGCGACCTACTACGATGAAAACGGTGTTGTCCGGGTCGACAGTGATAAATGTATTCTCTGCAGCTACTGCATGAATGCCTGTCCGTACGATGCACGCTATGTCGACGACCGTACTGTTACGGTCGACAAATGTAACTTCTGCTCGGATACGCGTTTGGCTCGCGGAGAGGTAACGACGGCATGTCAGGCAACCTGTCCGACAAAAGTACGTATTTTCGGTGATCTTGACGATCCGAACAGCGAAATCAGTCAGGTTTTAAGGGAGCGAGAACATTTTACGCTCAAAACCCATCTGGGTACCAAACCCAAACTCTTCTATTTGATTTAA
- the recJ gene encoding single-stranded-DNA-specific exonuclease RecJ, producing the protein MSNLPRLTKAKIAALLAARFDDGFKTLKELPSPFELHDMERAAERIVKAIERKERIVVIGDYDVDGVVSSALMEEFFEIIGYPVEVIIPNRFRDGYGISPKILERVDADVVMTVDNGITAIDAAEVCRRRGIDLIITDHHTPSETLPDAYAIVNPKKEECSFAYPEICGAQVAWFLIGALKQRLGLDLRMGRFLDLLALAIVADVMPLTSINRPLVKKGIEMLSISQRPAFEAVRAYLGKSRFGAEDIGYGIAPRINSAGRMEDASIALRFLRAKTLSDASREWMELDNLNQMRRRIETETTEAAFAMANPSDSVIVVAGEGWHDGVVGIVASRLVDRFKKPAIVLSIENGVAKGSGRSIGEVDLFSLLDDCSGYLDGFGGHKMAAGLRLDAERVDAFRAALCKTASALDPELFFPKEHLMGELPITEVDWELMEILSRFEPYGEANIKPRFLIKDISIIDARVIGAEKNHLKLILGSSDRKLQAIQFGYEKMVEIGQKVAVTGSLQINEFNNKRSVQMLIDKIH; encoded by the coding sequence GCTTCAAAACCCTCAAAGAGCTCCCCAGCCCTTTCGAACTTCACGACATGGAACGTGCCGCCGAACGCATCGTGAAGGCGATCGAACGCAAAGAGCGCATCGTCGTCATTGGCGACTACGATGTCGACGGTGTCGTCTCTTCGGCACTGATGGAGGAGTTTTTCGAAATCATCGGATATCCGGTCGAAGTGATTATCCCCAACCGGTTCCGTGACGGATACGGCATTTCTCCGAAAATCCTGGAGAGGGTCGATGCGGATGTCGTGATGACTGTCGACAACGGCATCACCGCGATCGATGCGGCGGAGGTTTGCAGAAGGCGCGGTATCGATTTGATCATTACGGACCACCACACCCCTTCCGAAACGCTTCCCGATGCCTATGCCATCGTCAATCCAAAAAAAGAGGAGTGCAGTTTCGCCTATCCCGAAATCTGTGGGGCGCAGGTGGCATGGTTTCTGATCGGTGCGCTGAAACAGCGGTTGGGCCTCGATCTTAGGATGGGGAGATTTCTCGATCTGCTCGCATTGGCGATCGTCGCCGATGTGATGCCGCTGACATCGATCAACCGGCCACTCGTGAAAAAGGGGATCGAGATGCTCTCGATATCGCAGCGCCCCGCTTTCGAAGCGGTACGCGCCTATCTTGGCAAGAGCCGTTTCGGTGCAGAAGATATCGGTTATGGCATCGCTCCCCGCATCAATAGTGCAGGACGAATGGAGGATGCGTCGATCGCGCTGAGGTTTTTGAGAGCCAAAACGCTCAGCGATGCGAGCAGGGAGTGGATGGAGCTCGACAATCTCAACCAGATGCGAAGGCGAATCGAAACGGAGACGACCGAAGCAGCTTTCGCCATGGCCAATCCGTCCGATTCTGTCATCGTCGTGGCAGGGGAGGGGTGGCACGACGGTGTCGTCGGTATCGTGGCATCCCGACTGGTGGATCGTTTCAAAAAGCCGGCCATCGTCCTTTCCATAGAGAATGGTGTGGCCAAAGGAAGCGGCAGAAGTATCGGCGAGGTCGACCTTTTTTCCCTTCTCGACGATTGCAGCGGATATCTCGATGGTTTCGGAGGGCATAAAATGGCGGCCGGATTGAGGCTCGATGCCGAGAGGGTGGATGCTTTCCGTGCCGCATTGTGTAAAACGGCTTCTGCGCTCGATCCGGAACTCTTCTTTCCGAAAGAGCATCTGATGGGAGAACTCCCCATCACCGAAGTGGATTGGGAGTTGATGGAGATTCTCTCCAGATTCGAGCCTTATGGTGAGGCCAATATCAAGCCAAGATTTCTTATTAAAGATATCAGTATAATTGATGCAAGAGTGATCGGTGCAGAAAAAAATCATCTGAAACTGATTCTCGGAAGTTCGGATAGAAAGCTCCAGGCGATTCAATTTGGATACGAAAAAATGGTCGAAATCGGTCAGAAAGTCGCAGTTACGGGCTCTTTGCAGATCAATGAATTCAACAACAAACGGTCGGTTCAGATGCTCATCGATAAAATACATTGA
- a CDS encoding c-type cytochrome has protein sequence MRISKIVGAVACLTALSAGAMAAEMSNAQIYAKFCKKCHGSNGEGNPAKKGPALNDKDINELFDDLMDVEEKSFEGTQHEAMAHNLKVLERKKGIKVDPQSMAKYLYYSFNPHAK, from the coding sequence ATGCGAATCAGTAAAATAGTTGGAGCGGTTGCATGTTTGACGGCACTGAGTGCCGGCGCGATGGCAGCCGAGATGAGTAATGCACAGATCTATGCGAAATTCTGTAAAAAATGCCATGGTTCAAACGGAGAGGGAAATCCGGCAAAAAAAGGACCGGCACTCAACGACAAGGATATCAATGAACTCTTCGACGATTTGATGGATGTCGAAGAGAAAAGTTTTGAGGGCACCCAGCATGAAGCAATGGCCCATAACTTAAAAGTACTCGAAAGAAAGAAGGGTATCAAAGTCGATCCTCAGTCCATGGCAAAATATCTCTACTACTCTTTCAATCCCCACGCGAAATAA
- a CDS encoding molybdopterin-dependent oxidoreductase encodes MAVEVSRRRFLQGSVAMTVLGGMSMAPSNLFSNEKEKGELSITTKTGTGKAVLVPTLCEMCVNKCAAIARVEDGVVTKLNPNPMFPKSRNMLCPRGNAGIQALYDPDRLKYPMIRIGEKGEGKFKRVTWDEAYDAIWNGTDKFKGMKQILEEEKDNRSTFVFCAGEGMAEHTFKNFYTGFGSSNWLNHASLCLRTVVSGYGVTLGTYPQADLENAEYIIMAGANRAEAIVTPDTMDFFKRTKGRGAKLICIDPRFTNTAAKADKWLPIKPGTDLAFVLALTYVVLNEELYDKAYVEKYFKSFDVYKNHIYAEGYTPEWAEKITGIAAKDIYEIARDFMAYAPKAVYYPGRRSTFAKNDFQLRRAMAIFQALGGGIDTKGGLIFGKKLPLKGHETVAPMYAQAEGVDVDRTKGKPGYADCAIVSGGGGWVPFRNRVLEGRSLYPVRGLFVYKHNPMMNMPNTAKTAKFLKGLDLIVTIDTMPSDTVMYADVVLPECTYLERTDPVKTFGGAEPAIAVRNKVIDPMFETKPVIEILRGLTEKISKPLFEITKKYDEDVQDEIADRGEEDVYKEYDLTIPFKQSQEELNEHAVSGYPGAYEALKEHGVFYPKIEEYFKQVSVNEHVYYPEEKKAYSVQGGAPKTPSGKVECNLRSIAKKGVDPMPTWRKEYEYTVPEGKFRMLTGRHAQFTQSGTANNAMLHDLIHENYIWINKRVAKKMGIRFGDLIEVSSRAGKTRIKAYPTEKIAPDQVFFIHGFGEESEALTWAYRSGGNDNAVIEDAVEPVYGGAAMHETNVEIRKV; translated from the coding sequence ATGGCGGTCGAAGTTTCCAGAAGACGCTTTCTGCAAGGAAGCGTCGCCATGACCGTACTGGGCGGGATGTCGATGGCGCCGAGCAACCTTTTTTCCAACGAGAAAGAGAAGGGTGAGCTCTCTATTACAACGAAGACAGGAACGGGCAAGGCTGTGCTCGTTCCGACCCTGTGCGAAATGTGTGTCAACAAATGTGCGGCGATTGCACGTGTCGAAGACGGTGTTGTCACAAAATTGAACCCCAATCCGATGTTCCCGAAGTCGCGCAATATGCTCTGTCCACGCGGGAATGCCGGTATCCAGGCACTTTATGACCCTGATAGGCTGAAGTACCCGATGATCCGTATCGGCGAAAAAGGAGAGGGAAAATTCAAACGCGTGACGTGGGATGAAGCGTACGATGCGATTTGGAATGGTACCGACAAGTTCAAAGGGATGAAGCAGATTTTGGAGGAAGAGAAGGACAACCGTTCGACATTTGTCTTCTGTGCCGGTGAAGGTATGGCGGAACATACCTTTAAAAACTTCTATACAGGTTTCGGCTCCTCCAACTGGCTCAATCATGCCTCGCTCTGTCTCAGGACCGTGGTTTCAGGCTATGGCGTCACACTGGGAACGTACCCTCAGGCGGATCTCGAGAATGCGGAGTATATCATCATGGCGGGAGCCAACCGTGCCGAAGCGATCGTTACACCCGACACGATGGATTTCTTCAAGCGGACGAAGGGACGCGGTGCCAAACTGATTTGCATCGATCCGCGATTCACCAATACTGCGGCGAAAGCGGACAAGTGGCTTCCAATCAAACCGGGTACAGACTTGGCGTTCGTTCTCGCGCTTACCTATGTCGTTTTGAACGAAGAACTCTACGACAAAGCGTATGTCGAAAAATATTTCAAATCTTTCGATGTTTACAAAAACCATATCTATGCCGAAGGATATACGCCGGAATGGGCAGAGAAGATTACGGGAATTGCCGCCAAAGATATCTATGAAATCGCACGTGACTTCATGGCGTATGCACCAAAAGCGGTCTATTATCCGGGACGGCGAAGTACCTTTGCGAAAAATGACTTCCAGCTTCGACGTGCCATGGCGATTTTCCAGGCACTCGGTGGCGGTATCGATACGAAAGGGGGACTGATTTTCGGAAAGAAACTTCCTCTCAAAGGGCATGAAACGGTCGCACCGATGTACGCACAGGCAGAGGGCGTGGATGTCGACCGTACCAAAGGCAAACCGGGATATGCCGACTGCGCCATCGTCTCCGGCGGCGGCGGATGGGTTCCTTTCAGAAACAGGGTGTTGGAGGGCAGAAGCCTCTATCCCGTCAGAGGGTTGTTCGTCTACAAACACAATCCGATGATGAATATGCCCAATACCGCGAAGACCGCCAAATTCCTCAAAGGGCTCGATCTAATCGTTACGATCGATACGATGCCGAGCGATACTGTGATGTACGCCGATGTCGTACTGCCGGAGTGCACCTATCTCGAGCGAACCGATCCTGTCAAAACGTTCGGTGGTGCCGAACCGGCGATCGCTGTGCGAAACAAAGTGATCGATCCGATGTTCGAAACCAAGCCGGTCATCGAGATTTTGAGAGGATTGACTGAAAAGATCTCCAAACCGCTCTTCGAAATTACGAAAAAGTATGATGAGGATGTGCAGGACGAGATTGCCGATAGGGGAGAAGAGGATGTCTACAAAGAGTACGACTTGACGATTCCGTTCAAGCAGAGCCAGGAAGAGTTGAACGAGCATGCGGTCTCCGGCTATCCCGGCGCCTACGAAGCGTTGAAAGAGCACGGTGTCTTCTACCCGAAAATCGAAGAGTATTTCAAGCAGGTTTCGGTCAATGAACATGTCTACTACCCGGAGGAGAAAAAAGCCTACTCCGTTCAGGGCGGTGCACCGAAAACGCCTTCAGGAAAGGTGGAGTGCAATCTCAGAAGTATAGCCAAGAAGGGTGTCGACCCGATGCCGACCTGGCGCAAAGAGTACGAATACACCGTCCCGGAAGGAAAATTCAGGATGCTGACGGGGCGTCATGCACAGTTCACGCAGAGCGGTACGGCCAACAATGCGATGCTGCACGACCTGATCCATGAAAACTACATCTGGATCAACAAACGTGTCGCGAAAAAGATGGGGATCAGGTTCGGCGATCTGATCGAAGTCTCCAGTCGTGCCGGAAAAACGCGCATCAAAGCGTATCCGACGGAGAAGATCGCACCCGATCAGGTCTTTTTCATTCACGGCTTCGGTGAAGAGTCGGAGGCTCTGACCTGGGCGTATCGCAGTGGCGGTAACGACAATGCCGTGATTGAAGATGCCGTAGAACCGGTGTATGGCGGTGCGGCAATGCATGAAACCAATGTTGAAATAAGAAAGGTGTAA